A genomic region of Zalophus californianus isolate mZalCal1 chromosome 1, mZalCal1.pri.v2, whole genome shotgun sequence contains the following coding sequences:
- the LOC113915948 gene encoding basic proline-rich protein-like has product MSLLPFVWKWQGGSWDSKSSNSNRALLEASPPTAPPGGPAPSPGTPGPGAWAPTGRPDPDLWESSRAEPEAPLSCQGDRPFPRRPAPAPPRAPDGTRGPSRPPPGADSAARPTPGPGAPRGDQLTGATLAHTPGRPLLPAAPRSPARSSSRWARRVQPGPPVTAPSPGGSPGGRTEREDVARTEVASGKAGSVLERPGRGQGPARLPGLRARTLPASIPGSEVPARPRPARRGGPNFQPHFARPPSSLHHMEIYSLRK; this is encoded by the coding sequence ATGTCACTGCTTCCCTTCGTCTGGAAATGGCAGGGTGGGAGCTGGGATTCGAAAAGCTCCAACTCCAATCGCGCACTCCTGGAAGCCTCCCCGCCAACGGCGCCGCCAGGCGGCCCAGCCCCGTCTCCCGGGACACCCGGCCCTGGTGCTTGGGCTCCCACGGGGCGCCCGGACCCGGACCTTTGGGAAAGTTCGCGGGCAGAGCCCGAGGCCCCACTTTCCTGCCAGGGTGACAGGCCCTTCCCACGCCggccggcccccgccccgccgcgggcACCAGACGGTACGCGCGGCCCCTCCCGGCCGCCTCCGGGAGCGGATTCCGccgcccgccccacccccggcccGGGCGCCCCTCGGGGTGACCAACTGACCGGAGCTACGCTGGCCCACACACCCGGTCGCCCGCTCCTTCCCGCCGCGCCCCGCTCCCCCGCCCGATCTTCCAGCCGCTGGGCTCGCCGAGTCCAGCCGGGGCCGCCGGTTACCGCCCCCAGCCCGGGGGGGAGCCCGGGGGGCAGGACGGAGAGGGAGGACGTGGCGCGCACGGAGGTGGCCAGCGGCAAGGCGGGGAGTGTCCTGGAGAGGCCCGGCCGGGGGCAGGGGCCGGCACGGCTCCCGGGGCTGCGGGCCCGGACCCTCCCCGCGAGCATCCCGGGGTCCGAGGTCCcggcccgcccccgcccggcgcGGAGAGGCGGCCCCAACTTCCAGCCCCACTTCGCAcgcccgccctcctccctccaccatATGGAAATCTACAGCCTCCGAAAGTGA